From a region of the Basfia succiniciproducens genome:
- a CDS encoding tetratricopeptide repeat protein → MFNNSMKKALFLSLIFALGGCSGLPMSDSESFVAKEKLYHSTNNYNGLISLYREQLKTTEDNSVRYKLALTYYQKGDSQSSLDYLQPLLNEQNLYFQSATILQIRNLIQLQNYNEAISSASMLISKYPHNSEAYNLRGIANAQLGKYKNAEQDINSARNRFINDVIAINNLAMLKIINGDYKNAVNLLLPQYLNGAKEQRLVHNLVFALVKSGDTNYALDIIKKERLNTSPEDLVNALKKTEKVPNKVTTARYKK, encoded by the coding sequence ATGTTTAACAACTCAATGAAAAAAGCATTATTTTTATCTTTAATTTTTGCACTTGGCGGTTGCTCCGGTCTCCCTATGAGCGATTCCGAGAGTTTTGTCGCAAAAGAAAAACTCTATCATTCCACTAACAATTATAACGGTTTGATTTCCCTTTACCGCGAACAGTTAAAAACAACGGAAGATAATTCCGTTCGTTATAAATTAGCGCTTACTTATTATCAAAAAGGCGACAGCCAATCTTCATTGGATTATTTACAGCCTTTATTAAATGAACAAAATCTTTATTTTCAGTCAGCCACTATTTTGCAAATTCGTAATTTAATTCAATTACAGAATTATAATGAGGCAATCAGTTCGGCTTCCATGTTAATAAGTAAATATCCGCATAATTCCGAAGCCTATAATTTGCGCGGTATTGCAAATGCGCAATTAGGAAAATATAAAAATGCCGAGCAGGATATTAATTCCGCCAGAAACCGCTTTATTAACGACGTTATCGCTATTAATAATCTCGCAATGTTAAAAATTATTAACGGTGATTATAAAAATGCGGTAAATCTATTATTACCTCAATATTTAAACGGTGCAAAAGAACAGCGCTTGGTACATAATCTGGTTTTTGCGCTGGTGAAAAGCGGCGACACTAATTACGCTTTGGATATTATAAAAAAAGAGCGGTTAAATACTTCGCCGGAAGATTTAGTTAATGCGTTAAAGAAAACCGAAAAAGTCCCTAATAAAGTTACGACTGCCCGTTATAAAAAATAA
- a CDS encoding TadE/TadG family type IV pilus assembly protein — translation MNKIRKLLSCRKGVSSIEFTLTVGLFFMVVFMILELARLTLFTSYWDYLLTESVRITKNQRAENNDYASLFRTVLEQQHQQQNNAVLAFFDVRDEKIDVKVEYAESVDDLVNEVFRQPTIVNGVAVSPTGADASIARYSLSYSYRFLVPLPFISEQWINPMFNREIFVVQEYERPSFRYNN, via the coding sequence ATGAACAAAATAAGAAAATTATTATCTTGCCGAAAGGGGGTTTCTTCTATCGAATTCACCTTGACGGTGGGTCTTTTCTTTATGGTTGTATTTATGATTCTCGAACTTGCCCGCTTAACATTATTCACCTCTTATTGGGATTATCTGTTAACGGAAAGTGTGCGCATAACCAAAAACCAACGGGCGGAAAATAATGATTACGCCAGCTTGTTTAGAACGGTATTAGAGCAACAACATCAACAGCAAAATAATGCGGTATTGGCTTTTTTTGATGTGAGAGACGAGAAAATCGACGTGAAGGTTGAATATGCGGAATCCGTTGATGATTTGGTTAATGAAGTTTTCAGACAGCCTACTATAGTTAACGGCGTAGCCGTTTCGCCGACCGGTGCGGACGCCAGTATCGCGCGTTACAGTTTAAGTTATAGTTATCGCTTTTTAGTGCCGTTGCCTTTTATTTCCGAACAATGGATTAACCCGATGTTTAACCGGGAGATTTTTGTGGTGCAAGAATATGAACGTCCTTCATTCCGATACAACAATTAG
- a CDS encoding transposase: MRRTFSAEYKAEAVKLVTERGYSVSQACRELGVGETALRRWISQVQAEQQGYVLAGSKPISPEQQRIRELENRIKELEEDKAILKKATAILMSLENKNTKSLRR; encoded by the coding sequence ATGAGAAGAACATTTAGCGCAGAATATAAAGCTGAAGCAGTAAAATTAGTGACTGAACGAGGATATTCAGTTTCTCAAGCTTGCCGAGAGTTAGGTGTGGGTGAAACAGCACTTCGTCGCTGGATAAGTCAAGTTCAAGCGGAGCAACAAGGTTACGTTTTAGCTGGTTCAAAGCCAATTAGCCCAGAACAACAACGAATTCGAGAACTTGAAAATCGTATTAAAGAACTTGAAGAAGATAAGGCCATTTTAAAAAAGGCTACAGCGATTTTAATGTCACTCGAAAACAAAAATACCAAGTCATTACGACGTTAA
- the tadF gene encoding tight adherence pilus pseudopilin TadF has product MNVLHSDTTISPLRRFIRQQRGSVTIEFVFMLILLILILAFMTDLAMLRSTTGRLDNISYSLANILRERTQLYDGKENLATENVNNRDVNNFKLLAKRMAFGDKNSNKEIYVVLEYLAPQNSVYRIIGDRAKCEPYDSLQGLENLSPRSEINDTRKIPLYQVTVCVPNYSFFSALVPGVAKNMKETIRSSSITVSR; this is encoded by the coding sequence ATGAACGTCCTTCATTCCGATACAACAATTAGCCCTTTACGCCGTTTTATTCGCCAGCAGCGCGGCTCCGTTACCATTGAATTCGTATTCATGCTGATTTTGCTGATTCTGATTCTGGCTTTTATGACGGATTTGGCAATGTTACGTTCCACAACCGGGCGGTTGGATAATATTTCTTATTCTTTGGCTAATATTTTGCGCGAACGAACCCAGCTATACGACGGTAAAGAAAATTTAGCGACCGAAAATGTGAATAATCGCGACGTAAACAACTTTAAATTGCTTGCCAAACGAATGGCTTTTGGCGATAAAAACAGCAATAAAGAAATTTATGTCGTATTGGAATATTTGGCACCGCAAAATTCGGTTTACCGCATAATCGGAGACCGTGCCAAATGCGAACCTTATGATAGTTTGCAAGGGTTGGAAAATCTCTCGCCACGATCCGAAATCAACGATACAAGAAAAATCCCTTTATATCAGGTTACCGTTTGCGTGCCTAATTACAGCTTTTTCAGCGCGCTGGTGCCGGGTGTGGCAAAAAATATGAAAGAGACGATACGTTCTTCTTCTATTACGGTTTCCCGTTAA
- a CDS encoding TadE/TadG family type IV pilus assembly protein, producing the protein MKKYHYFIKLKQFFQNEDGAYAVIMGILSFFLIGLVALTVDGSGMLLDKARFSQGIEQAGLALMAENNDFRTTNQKHADVLRQTVTKEELEGFSDTFSAQKYKRNQELVSGLVRHYYYPSTYFKDNLKISDKYDYQCNNLQGPNGEQLKSIACEISGKFERPSWLYLGKNNGLSFAETTTINANKIYIQKNLDEIIPIDLMLVADLSGSMNSSVSGTKYGTAKIDILREVVSAIAKELLEQNNTEEGKVISQYNRIGFTSFAFGAQQQNNTAQCYLPYEIKPSISVRNSYYGGYYYTTIQYSELLSYVGSNQQRYSYATLAQYFDAFVDYDKTIESINSFDGKDLSSLMYFSKNSWCLGSANNRINSTYIWAGKNESADLVSRFNRVPALGATLSSSGLLIGANLLMNTTPDENAQPSKLGANTQRIILVLSDGEDQINNASSSLNITSTLINQGMCEKIKSKLNSLQDKTYLEQPTRIGFVAFGYGPSGTQKAAWEKCVGKYYYVANNKEELLESFRKIIGLVEEVGHSTYKEPTYYSN; encoded by the coding sequence ATGAAAAAATATCATTATTTCATCAAGTTAAAGCAATTTTTTCAAAACGAAGACGGTGCCTATGCGGTGATCATGGGAATATTGTCATTTTTTTTAATCGGTTTAGTGGCGTTAACTGTTGACGGTTCGGGAATGTTGCTGGATAAAGCCCGTTTTTCACAGGGAATAGAACAGGCGGGGCTGGCGTTAATGGCGGAGAATAATGATTTCAGAACGACAAATCAAAAGCATGCGGATGTACTTCGTCAAACGGTGACTAAAGAAGAATTAGAAGGTTTCAGCGACACCTTTTCGGCACAAAAATACAAACGTAACCAAGAGTTGGTGAGCGGATTAGTCCGTCACTATTATTACCCCTCAACCTATTTTAAGGATAATCTAAAAATCAGCGATAAATATGACTATCAATGCAACAACCTGCAAGGTCCAAACGGCGAACAATTAAAGAGTATCGCTTGTGAAATATCCGGCAAATTCGAGCGCCCTTCCTGGCTCTATCTCGGTAAAAATAACGGGCTTAGTTTTGCCGAAACAACAACCATTAACGCTAATAAAATCTATATACAGAAAAATCTGGATGAAATTATCCCTATTGATCTAATGTTGGTAGCGGACTTGAGTGGCTCAATGAATTCTAGTGTGAGCGGTACAAAATATGGTACTGCTAAAATAGATATTCTTAGAGAAGTCGTTTCCGCAATTGCCAAAGAGCTTCTTGAGCAAAATAACACTGAAGAAGGCAAAGTTATCAGCCAATACAATCGAATCGGCTTTACGTCATTTGCGTTTGGAGCGCAACAGCAAAATAATACTGCTCAATGTTATTTGCCTTATGAAATAAAACCAAGCATAAGCGTTCGTAATAGTTATTACGGAGGTTATTACTATACTACTATCCAATACTCCGAATTGCTTTCTTATGTAGGTAGTAACCAGCAACGTTATTCTTATGCAACATTAGCACAGTATTTTGATGCATTTGTTGATTATGATAAAACAATTGAATCAATTAATTCTTTTGACGGAAAAGATTTGAGTTCCCTTATGTATTTTAGTAAAAATTCATGGTGTTTAGGTAGCGCAAATAACCGTATTAATTCGACTTATATTTGGGCGGGAAAAAATGAATCGGCAGATCTTGTTAGCCGGTTTAATCGAGTTCCGGCTTTGGGTGCGACATTATCCAGTTCCGGCTTGTTAATTGGTGCTAATTTATTAATGAATACAACCCCGGATGAAAACGCTCAACCAAGTAAATTAGGCGCTAATACACAGCGAATTATATTGGTGCTTTCTGATGGGGAGGATCAAATTAATAATGCCAGCAGCTCATTAAATATTACGAGTACATTAATTAACCAAGGAATGTGCGAGAAAATCAAAAGCAAACTAAATTCATTACAGGATAAGACTTATCTGGAACAACCGACCCGTATCGGCTTTGTCGCTTTTGGTTACGGTCCGTCAGGCACGCAAAAAGCGGCATGGGAAAAATGTGTAGGTAAATATTATTATGTTGCTAATAACAAGGAAGAACTTTTAGAATCTTTCAGAAAAATAATCGGATTGGTGGAAGAAGTCGGTCACTCAACCTATAAAGAACCGACTTATTATAGTAATTAG
- a CDS encoding IS3 family transposase, which yields MNRLCELFSVSESAYYAHLRTAKKPAKHTALAVEIKAIFDASRSSAGKRTIQSHLKEKGIFVGLYLIRKLMNKQGLFSKQPQKWRNPSKGNSQVFENILSREFTPDSQTTVLCGDTTYIKINGIWCYLAVVINLLNRQVVGWKLSRYHDSELVKDALNHAMLNIERTERMLFHSDQGSIYGSEIFTDSVKKHGLTQSMSRRGNCWDNAPMERWFRSFKYEWMLKGGYSDFESAVNDVREYVMYYNHIRPHSYNQGLSPILAKTTYRRLLN from the coding sequence ATCAACCGGTTATGTGAGCTATTTAGCGTGTCTGAAAGTGCTTACTACGCCCATTTGCGCACAGCCAAAAAGCCAGCGAAACACACAGCTTTAGCCGTTGAAATCAAGGCAATTTTTGATGCAAGCCGAAGTTCAGCAGGCAAACGAACGATTCAATCGCATTTGAAAGAGAAAGGTATTTTTGTGGGGTTGTATTTAATTCGTAAGTTAATGAATAAGCAAGGATTATTTAGTAAGCAACCGCAAAAATGGCGCAATCCTAGTAAAGGAAACAGTCAAGTTTTTGAGAATATACTAAGTCGAGAATTTACGCCTGATAGCCAAACGACCGTGCTATGTGGTGACACGACCTATATAAAAATCAATGGGATATGGTGCTATTTAGCAGTGGTAATTAATTTATTAAATCGTCAAGTCGTCGGTTGGAAGCTAAGTCGCTATCATGATAGTGAGCTGGTTAAAGATGCACTGAATCATGCGATGCTGAATATTGAACGCACGGAGCGAATGTTGTTCCATTCAGACCAAGGTAGTATTTATGGCAGTGAAATCTTTACTGATTCAGTTAAGAAACATGGGCTTACACAAAGTATGAGCCGTCGTGGTAACTGTTGGGACAATGCGCCGATGGAGCGTTGGTTTCGGAGTTTTAAATATGAATGGATGCTGAAAGGGGGTTATAGTGATTTTGAAAGTGCTGTAAATGATGTGAGAGAATATGTGATGTATTATAATCACATTCGCCCACATAGCTATAATCAAGGTCTATCTCCGATTTTAGCAAAAACAACTTATCGGAGACTGTTAAATTAG
- a CDS encoding type II secretion system F family protein, whose translation MILGTLLFYLALTLSGFLVFFLAVSNKKKLSRNQDIISGMYPKEKNNKETQKNKNQQQVELEQLIITNNKFLNILSTIDKNIKVKLFITLILTGIYALFNLDAERKSLAIAGAVIFVLVILIPGSLANMILNRKVKNMMTDLPSFVDLVAICVQTGMTINAALLRVAEDFKILNPDLSYVMLRIIRKAEIIGLPSALDTLAVSLPTREIRMFTTVLQQSLNFGSSIYSHLLQLSSDMRELQLLTIEEHLGTLSAKMSVPLILFIMFPIIILIVAPGVMRVFPNV comes from the coding sequence ATGATATTGGGAACCTTGTTATTTTATTTGGCATTAACCTTATCCGGTTTTTTAGTTTTTTTTCTGGCGGTTTCCAATAAAAAGAAATTGAGCAGAAATCAGGATATTATTTCCGGTATGTATCCGAAAGAAAAAAACAATAAAGAAACGCAGAAAAATAAAAATCAACAGCAAGTTGAGTTAGAACAATTAATTATTACTAATAATAAGTTTTTAAATATATTAAGCACCATAGATAAAAATATTAAAGTGAAACTTTTTATTACTTTAATATTAACCGGTATTTACGCGCTTTTTAATCTGGATGCGGAAAGAAAAAGCCTGGCAATTGCCGGTGCGGTTATTTTCGTTTTGGTGATTTTAATTCCCGGCTCTCTCGCCAACATGATTTTAAACCGCAAAGTTAAAAACATGATGACCGACTTGCCAAGTTTTGTGGATTTGGTGGCGATTTGCGTACAAACCGGGATGACTATTAATGCCGCGTTATTACGTGTGGCGGAGGATTTTAAGATTCTGAATCCGGATTTAAGTTACGTCATGCTCAGAATTATCCGTAAGGCGGAAATTATCGGTCTACCGTCGGCATTGGATACCTTGGCCGTTTCTTTGCCGACCAGAGAAATCCGTATGTTTACTACCGTATTGCAACAAAGTTTAAATTTCGGTTCTTCGATTTATAGTCATTTATTGCAATTATCGTCAGATATGCGGGAACTTCAACTACTGACCATCGAAGAACATTTAGGTACGCTTTCCGCTAAGATGAGCGTGCCTTTAATTTTATTTATTATGTTTCCGATTATTATTTTAATTGTCGCACCTGGTGTGATGAGGGTATTTCCAAATGTTTAA